GTACTTGTTGTCTTTGAGCATAGCTTTCACCAAGTACGGTGGCGTTatgaagaattggagcAAGCTTTCAAAGAGCTCATGGTTGTTgtgattttcttggacattttgtggttgattaGGTAcaatttgttgttgtactGGAGGTTCCAAGATttcgttgaacttgattttcttaTCGATTTTGACGGCTTTGTTGGCTTTTGATTCGAGGATTTCATACTGGGCATCGATGGTTGGCACGTCTAGTATTATTATTTCGGGTACGTTGTATATAGTTGCAGCTTTAGCCACTTGATAGGCAATGTTGGTAATCTGCTCTAAATTTGATGCGTTGGCATACGAGATGAGTGATGATGGCAAACATATAGAGAACTGCACTTCGGGAGAAGACTTGTGGGGTTTTTTGGTCGGTTTATTGACGATTTCAGCTTTTCTTTTAGCCATTGTGGAGTGGAAAAAAATTACATCTCATCGGGCTCGCGAACAAATGCGTACAGTATATTTTATTTATTAACGATTGTATGAACAAGATAAATCAGTTTTCGTCTTCAGCTTCagtttttgcaaccactTCCTCAGCATCCACTTCTTCAGCGTCCACTTCTTCAGCGTCCTCTTCCTTGGCTTCGGCTTCCTCAGcttctttttgaagcttgGCCACCTTAGCCTTGGCCTTTTCAATGTTGGCCTTGGTCTGTTCATCTTGCTTGGCTTCCAAAGCAGTCAAGGTTTCCTTCAAGGTGGCGACAGTGTCAGCAACATTCTCTTGCTTGGTTGGCAATGGAATCGACAAGTCGGCCAAAGAAACAATGATATCTGGAGCAACAGTGAAAGCCTTTGCCTTGGAAGACTTAcccttcttgttcttcttggagttggtaccttcaaagaaagactctttttcttttttcaacaccgTGACATCACTTGGCATCTCCACGGTTCTAACtgagttggtgttggtgacgAACGATTCCTCCTCAAAggtttttggttttggaatCACGTATTCGGGATCaaagtacttcaacaagctgTGAATGGCGTTGATTTCGGTTTCGAACGCGGGCTTCGAGGCTTCCAGCAACTCCTTGTCGGCCACTTCCTTGGCCTTGgccttcttttcctcctGCTGTCTGGACTTGTATTCTTCgtctcttctctttctttccTCGGTCATCAAGGTCTTGAACCTTGTGAATTCGTTGTCAAATTCGGAtctcaacttcttgatggcatcATACTTGGAGTCCTTTTCCTTTCTCAAGGCGTTCCTCTTGGACACCAAGTCGCCCTTCTTGTCGTAGATGGATTTGTTGGCAGATCTAATTTCGTCCAACTCCTTTTGAATTGCCTCGTATTTGGCTTGCACCTCCTTGTTTTGGATGGcgttcaacttcttcttcaagtcggcgattttggacttgtcagCGTCAATGGACTGCTGCTGCTTTTCGACAGAGCCAAAGTCctttttcaactttctcaAAGCAGACATCTCCTTAACGGTTTTTCTCTCGTCcgccaacttcaattcaCCCCCATCGACCAAACTGTCCAAGTAGGCGATTCTGGCGTCGATATCCTTGACACTCTTGAAACTGTTTTTGCTGGTCTGTTGCTGAATCTCAGTGAcctttctcttcaactggGTGTCAATTGCCTTGATTTGATCCATGAATTGTTGTCTTTCACCCTTGATGGAGGCCTGCTGGGCAGtcaactccttcaattGCTGCTGCAATTCCTGCcttttggagttggtggcGGAATCAACGGAGATCTTGTCGATTTGGGAAGTCAAAGTATTGATGGACAAGTCAACCTTTTCGATTTCCTTTCTCAACTTGGTGACTTCGGACTTCATGGCCGAGTCATCGGGACGCTTGATAAACCGTCTGGAGACGGCGGCAGCCGTTTGGGGGTTTTCGGAGAAAGAGGCCATTTTGTTACGTGGTGGGATTTAGAGGTAACCTGTCCAGTTGGTAATTTTCAGAGTGTGGATCTCACGCTCGACGATATGTAAAAATTTTTCTGCCACGACCGTGGAACTTGGCAGAACGGAAGAGAGTGGGAGGGTGTTAAGGTATATGGTGGTTGGACGATGAAGCGGCTACAGTTGGAGATACTGGTAGGTATGTATACCTTGAGTAGAGTCGTAGACATCCATACTTTGGTGTGTAGGTTTCTGTCTTCACCTACTGGCCAAGGTGATCGGCTGGTCGTATAAGATAGTCGCGAGAGATTGGAGGGAAAAAAAACCAGACAATCAGCATGCCTTCCACTACATACGAACAGTTGGTGAAAAGCCTcggagaagaagaggtcTTGTCGACGTGGAGAGATGTGGTACCAATCAGGGATATCTCGGGGCTTGCGACCACGAGCTCGTCACCGACGGGGGGAGATGAGGTTTTTGAAGGTCACGACGCAGAGCAAATCCGGTTGATGGATGAGTTGTGTATTGTGTTGGATTACAATGACAGGCCCTTGGGAGCGGgcaccaagaagttgtgCCACCTAATGGACAACATCAATGGCGGGTTATTGCACCGGGCGTTTTCTGTGTTTCTTTTCAATGATCAAAAtgagttgttgttgcaacAAAGAGCTGATGAGAAAATCACCTTTCCTTCCATGTGGACCAACACCTGCTGCTCGCACCCGTTGGCGGTACAGAGCGAGATGGGACCCGATATCTATCAGTTGGAGTCGGCGGTGGAAGGGGTCAAGACGGCGGCCCAGCGTAAGCTAGAGCATGAGTTGGGGATTCCTCCCGAACAAGTCATTATGGAacacttcaactttttgacAAGAATCCACTATAAGTCCTCCAGTGGCGGAGATGACTCCAAGTGGGGAGAGCATGAGATTGACTatattttggtgttgaggGCCAAGGATGTGTCCATCTctgccaacttgaatgaGGTGAAGGACTATAAGTACGTGAGTCACCATcagttgaaggagatgtTCAAAGACCCTACGTTGGTGTTTACACCatggttcaagttgatttgCCAAACgtttttgttcaagtggtgggacaacttggacaatttGGAC
Above is a window of Yamadazyma tenuis chromosome 1, complete sequence DNA encoding:
- the BFR1 gene encoding multicopy suppressor of BFA (Brefeldin A) (EggNog:ENOG503NY6E; COG:S; BUSCO:EOG09264HOY); this translates as MASFSENPQTAAAVSRRFIKRPDDSAMKSEVTKLRKEIEKVDLSINTLTSQIDKISVDSATNSKRQELQQQLKELTAQQASIKGERQQFMDQIKAIDTQLKRKVTEIQQQTSKNSFKSVKDIDARIAYLDSLVDGGELKLADERKTVKEMSALRKLKKDFGSVEKQQQSIDADKSKIADLKKKLNAIQNKEVQAKYEAIQKELDEIRSANKSIYDKKGDLVSKRNALRKEKDSKYDAIKKLRSEFDNEFTRFKTLMTEERKRRDEEYKSRQQEEKKAKAKEVADKELSEASKPAFETEINAIHSLLKYFDPEYVIPKPKTFEEESFVTNTNSVRTVEMPSDVTVLKKEKESFFEGTNSKKNKKGKSSKAKAFTVAPDIIVSLADLSIPLPTKQENVADTVATLKETLTALEAKQDEQTKANIEKAKAKVAKLQKEAEEAEAKEEDAEEVDAEEVDAEEVVAKTEAEDEN